Within Metabacillus sp. KUDC1714, the genomic segment TTCATCAAATGATTACTCCAAAATTAAATAAAATTTATGAGAGACATTGCATTTTTAGCTGTATCTAAGCACCTGTCCTTTTGTTCCCGCATAATTTAAGTTTAGGGAACTGAATGGAGGTATTCAATGAATTATTTAAATCTGTTATCTTTATTAGGTATCGGTGGTGCACATCCCGGTGGAATAATGCTAACAAAAAAAATTTTTGAAAGTGAACAATTCCCATTAGATAGTACGATACTTGACGCTGGTTGTGGAACAGGACAAACGACAAGCTATTTGCACCAATTAGGTTATCAAATAACTGGGTTGGACATTAACACACAAATGATTGAACATGCAAAAAATAGAAACCTCAACTTAAATTTTGATATACCTTATATGAATGAAGATCTTTCACATACGACTGTTCCTAACGATACGTATGATCTTATTTTATGTGAATCTGTATTGAATTTCACCTCGCTTCCAAACACTTTACCGGAACTTTCACGCATATTAAAGCCAGGAGGTATAGTGGTCGCGATTGAGATGATTCGAAATGCCCCGCTTACAACAGAGGAAGAATTAGAACTTACAGCATTTTACGGATGTGAACATATATATTCCATAAGTGAATGGAATAATCTATTTACTGAATATGAGCTACCAATTTATAAGCATTTATCACAGCTAGATCTTACTTTTGATGATAATGAACCTACCACAGAATTTAGCCCAATTAAATCAATTCCCGATCACGCTTTCATACTTCTTTCTGAACATGAAAGACTAACAATAAAATACGCTA encodes:
- a CDS encoding class I SAM-dependent methyltransferase; its protein translation is MNYLNLLSLLGIGGAHPGGIMLTKKIFESEQFPLDSTILDAGCGTGQTTSYLHQLGYQITGLDINTQMIEHAKNRNLNLNFDIPYMNEDLSHTTVPNDTYDLILCESVLNFTSLPNTLPELSRILKPGGIVVAIEMIRNAPLTTEEELELTAFYGCEHIYSISEWNNLFTEYELPIYKHLSQLDLTFDDNEPTTEFSPIKSIPDHAFILLSEHERLTIKYANKLSYCVFFARKKRNN